ACTAAAAGCATAAAACAATAAAGCCGCGATAGAACCAATCAAGCCCTCTCCTGCTCTATACCAAGTTCCTGTGGCACAGCCACCTGCGATTACCATACCAAAACCAAAAATAATCCCACCAATAATCGTTGAAAGCCAATAAAATTCTTGAGGCTTAATCGAAATATATCCTAAAGAATGAAGAGCCCAAACACCAATGCTTTGCAATGCAACGACGATAAAAAGTGCTATAAAAATTGTAAATTTTTTACTTAAAAATACATCTCTATAAGCTCCTACAACGCAAAATCGTCCCCTTTGCAAAACAAAGCCTAATAACAAACCAACTATAATTCCACTTAACATAAACACACTCTTTAACTTTCTATAGCTTGTTTTAAATCCGCTATCAAATCATCGCTATTTTCAAGTCCTATGCTTAAACGCACAGTGGTTTTCTTAATGCCTGCTTTTTGAAGTTCTTCTTCGCTTAGTTGCGAATGAGTAGTAGAAGCAGGATGGATGATCAAAGATTTACTATCACCTAAATTTGCAGCAAGTAAGAAAAGTTGAGTTTTATCACAAATTCTTCTAGCATGCTCATAATCTCTAGCTTCAAAGCTTAAAAGTCCACTAGCAAAATTTTTATCAAAATATTTTTTAAATAAATTATGATAAGCATTGCTTGTTAAAGTAGGATAATTTACACCCTTGATATCAGGATGAGAATTTAAAAAATTCGCAACTTTTTCAGCATTTTGGCTGTGTTTTTCTATACGCACTGCTAAAGTTTCAAGTCCTTGTAAAAGCAACCAAGCATTTTGAGGCGCTAAGCTAGCTCCTAAGTCTCTAAGCCAAGTGATGATGATTCTAATGCTAAAAATTGGCAAATCAAGTGTATTTAAATTCAGTCCATGATAACTTGGATCAGGAGTGTTAAAAGCTTTATATCTATCGTTATTTTTAAGCAAGTCATTTAAATCTTTTCTTTCTATGAGTGCGCCGCCTAAAGCACTGCCTTGACCGCTTACATATTTACTTAAACTATGCACGATTATATCTACACCATGTTTAAAAGGTTGGAGTAAAAAAGGAGTAGCAACGGTATTATCACAAATAGTAGCGATTTTATGTTTTTTTGCTATTTGGGTTATTTTTTCTATATCAGCTATGGCAATTTGAGGATTTGAAAGACTTTCGAAAAAAATCGCTTTTGTGTTTTGATCTATAACTTTTTCTAAGCTATCCAAATCATCTATATCAAATTCCCTAGCTTCTATACCGAAATTTTTAAGTGTATGAGAAATCAAGGTTTGAGTTCCACCATAAATTTTGTTTGAATACGCGACATTATCCCCCGAACTTGCCAAATTCACAAGTGCGTAAAAACAAGCTGCCATACCACTAGAAACAGGAATTCCAAAAGCCCCACCCTCGACATTAGCAAGTCTTTGTCCTAAAACATCGCTTGTAGGATTGCCTATCCTTGAGTAAATATTGCCAAGTTCTTGAAGATTAAATCTCGCTGCAGCTTGATCTAAATTTTCAAAATTATATGCAGTGTTTTGATATATAGGCACACTAATACTTCTTTGAGTGTCAAAATTATAAGCTCCGTGTAATGCTAAAGTTTCTTTAGTAAAATTCATTTTTTATCCTTTTTTGTTAATTAAAAAAATACTAAAAAGCCTTTTATCGGCTTTAAACTAGATTGTTTGGAAATGTAAATTTATAGAATATGAGTATATACGAGTAGATTAAGCGTGCCAAGCACGCATACAGAAAGAAGAAAGCATTAAATTAAAACTAATATAAGACATTTTTTCTCCTTTCTAAAAAATTATTGATTATTTTATCTTTAAAAAATAAAAATAAAATTAAATTTTAAAAAATTTATATCACATTGCTTAAAATTTTATTGCAACTCACTCTTAAAAAGAGCGAGTTAGCAATAAATTGAAGGCAGTTCAAGCCCAACCTAGTATTACAAGGCTACCAAGATAGGCTTGTAAAGCAAGGTTGTATCCCGCACAAGGCGGGAAATTTTATAAAGAATCTAAAAAGCTTAAGATAATTATTGCTTAAGCTGGATTAAGGTTTGAAGCATTTGATCGCTTGTTGAAATGGTTTTTGAGTTTGCTTGATAACCTCTTTGTATAATGATAAGCTCTGTTAAAGCACGACTTAAATCCACATTTGACATTTCAAGCGCTGAGGTTTTCATCTCACCACGACCCCCTGTTCCTGCTTCGCCTACTACTATATTACCACTATTTGCAGTAACTTTGAAAAGATTTCCACCTATTTCTTCAAGACCTGAGTTATTGGCTACTGAAGCCATTGCGATTTTAGCTACTGCAAAGGTTTTACCATTGGTAAATTCACCTAAAAGATTTCCTTTTTCATCTACGCGTATAGCTTCAGGCTTTAAGTTTCCTGAAGCATAACCATCAGTTGCTTGTCCTGTTAGAGTTGAAGCTGAATTTGAGCTTACAAGCCCGTCATTGCTTCCACTTGTTCCAAAAGAAAGCTTGATTTGTTGATTTGGCGCAGCACCGTTATTTGGCGAGAAATTAATCGTTCTTGGTGTATAGCTTGCCAAAGAACCATCATTGTTAAATCTTGCTGTTCCTACGATGATATTATTTGGGCCTTCGCCTGTGGTGTTGATCTCTGCAGGCTCTGGAACGCGGATGATCATTTGCCATTCATTACCCCCATCTTGAGTGGTATTTTGCTTGACAAATTGCACTTCTAAAGTATGTTTAGAGCCTAAAGAGTCAAAAATTTCAAGTCCTGCTGAAAAAGCAGAAAGCTTAAGTTGCTCACTTTCTTTGATCGAACCACCCACTGTTAAAGGACCATCCCAAGCTTTAAAGATAGCCGTAAAAGCATCGTTAGTGCTTACTGTGCCAGCTTTATTAGAATAAGCAGTGATATTAAAACTCATTGCTTTTGGTTCAGTTGCAGTTACAGCGCCTATGCCTATACCTGCATTAGCTGGTATACTTGAATTTTCTTTAGCATTAGAGATAGCAAAATTTCCATTAGCTGTTACGACAACCTTTACAGCTTGATTGACATCTGCTACTGCAAAATCACCACTTCCATCATAATCCACCCCATATCTAGCATCTCTTTGTAAAAGCTCTCTTAAATCCTCTGTGGTTCTAAAGGTTCTTGCATTGGTATTTAAAAGTCCGCCATTAATAGCATCCCAATAAGCTGCTGAAGCAGGATCGGTTGGTCTTGTACCAGGATCGCCATCGTCATCTGTAAAAGCAGGGCCACCATCAGGATTTGTCATAGGGCCTATATCTACAGGATTTGAACTATAGATATATTTATGAGCAGTGATAACTTCTACCCTATCTGTTCCTGTTAATGTTATATCGGTACCATCTGGTGGATTAGGTGCCATTGTATCAGCTGTCCATAAAGAAGAACCATTTCTATTTATATTTGGAGTATTTTGATTAAATGTAAAACTATTTGCGGCACCGTCCCATACAGCATTCCAAAGTTCTCCTGCTGTGTTTGTATTTGCAACTATAAGATTAATATTTTTCATATTATCTGTAGTACCATCTGAATTATCATTGACAAATTCTATACCCGAGCCATCTGCACTTTTAACTGCTCTTACCCCTGTTCCATCTCTTGTGTCGGTTGGAGCGGTGAAGGTATTGATATAAGCGATAGCATCATCAATGTTTTGAATTTCAGCATTTTGAATTTTTACACCATTTAAAGTTATATCTAAATTTACTCTTTGATCTGCACTTCCCCAAAAAGCTACAGTTTGATTTGCTTGTAAATTTGGATCAAAAGCACTAGCACCTACTTTATTGGTCGAATACTTCGCATCCGCATAAGAAACCCAAATTCCTTGTCCATCTCTTAGATTAAGCCCTGTTCCGCTTGCATTGAAAAGTGAGCCTGCATCCACACCTTTTTCTGTAACTTCAACAGAATTTTTAGAAGTGGTATAAAATTGAGTTGTTCCTGTATCGTTTTCATCTTCAGCTCTTTGAGTTTTATTATTGTAACCATGAACTGAATCCAATGCATAAAGATTTCTACTTGAAGTTCCTATATTTAAACCACTATTTAAATTTGCTTTGATAGCTACTTCAGTGGATTTTGCTGCAGGGATATGCATACCTGGATCGATAAAGATATTTTGTGGGCTTCTTGAGCTGTCTATGGTTTGATCATCCCAATTGATATTCCACCCTTGAACGATAAAGCCTGAGTTATTTACAAAGTTACCATAAGCATCGAGTTTGAAAGCTCCATCGCGAGTAAGATAATTTGTAAGTCCGCCATCATCACTTACCATAAAAAAGCCATCGCCATTGATCGCTACATCAGTATTACTATTGGTAGTTTGAACCGAACCTTGAGAATGAATTCTTGTTGTAGAACTCACCGAAACTCCAAGTCCGATTTGAAGTGGGTTTTGCCCTCCTCTTCCATCCGTTGGAGTAGTAGCGATTTTAACGGTTTGAGAAAACATTGTTCCAAAATCTGCACGAGAATATTTAAAACCGTTAGTATTAACATTTGAAATGTTATTACCCTCAACATCCATTGCAACTTGGTGTGCTTGAAGTCCGCTTACGCCAGACCAAAGTGATCTCATCATTTTAAATCCTTTATAAAATATTGCTTTTTTAAAATGACGCTTGAAGTTTCGAAAAACTTTTTGCGTTTATGTAGAGTTTATAAGCAAGTTCTGTTCCAACTTTAGAAATTTTTTATGAAATTTTTTAAAAATATAGAAAAAATTTAAAGGTATTTTGAGAATTTATGGAGTTTGGGGCTTTTGTGTAATAAAATCATACCCTAACTCTTAAATTTGCTGCGTGCGTTAAAGCGACTGCTATGGCATCAGTGATATCTAAAGGCTTGATATCTTTACTCAGTCCTAAAAGTCTTTTTACCATAAAGGCTACTTGTTCTTTAGTCGCTTTTGCCTTGCCTGTAACGGCTTTTTTTACTTGCAAGGGGGTGTATTCTGCAAAGTCTCCATGAATTTGAAGAATTTTTAAGGATAGGGCTCCGCGAAATTGGGCGAGCTTTAAAACGGTTTTTGGATTATAAGCAAAAAAGATATCCTCTATGGCTACCTCATCAAAAGAATGGTTTTTAAAAATCAAATCCAAACCCTCGCAAAGCTCTGTGATTTGGTATTGTAAAGTGCTAGGCTGTATCTTTAT
The window above is part of the Campylobacter coli genome. Proteins encoded here:
- a CDS encoding aminotransferase class I/II-fold pyridoxal phosphate-dependent enzyme; protein product: MNFTKETLALHGAYNFDTQRSISVPIYQNTAYNFENLDQAAARFNLQELGNIYSRIGNPTSDVLGQRLANVEGGAFGIPVSSGMAACFYALVNLASSGDNVAYSNKIYGGTQTLISHTLKNFGIEAREFDIDDLDSLEKVIDQNTKAIFFESLSNPQIAIADIEKITQIAKKHKIATICDNTVATPFLLQPFKHGVDIIVHSLSKYVSGQGSALGGALIERKDLNDLLKNNDRYKAFNTPDPSYHGLNLNTLDLPIFSIRIIITWLRDLGASLAPQNAWLLLQGLETLAVRIEKHSQNAEKVANFLNSHPDIKGVNYPTLTSNAYHNLFKKYFDKNFASGLLSFEARDYEHARRICDKTQLFLLAANLGDSKSLIIHPASTTHSQLSEEELQKAGIKKTTVRLSIGLENSDDLIADLKQAIES
- the flgE gene encoding flagellar hook protein FlgE, which codes for MMRSLWSGVSGLQAHQVAMDVEGNNISNVNTNGFKYSRADFGTMFSQTVKIATTPTDGRGGQNPLQIGLGVSVSSTTRIHSQGSVQTTNSNTDVAINGDGFFMVSDDGGLTNYLTRDGAFKLDAYGNFVNNSGFIVQGWNINWDDQTIDSSRSPQNIFIDPGMHIPAAKSTEVAIKANLNSGLNIGTSSRNLYALDSVHGYNNKTQRAEDENDTGTTQFYTTSKNSVEVTEKGVDAGSLFNASGTGLNLRDGQGIWVSYADAKYSTNKVGASAFDPNLQANQTVAFWGSADQRVNLDITLNGVKIQNAEIQNIDDAIAYINTFTAPTDTRDGTGVRAVKSADGSGIEFVNDNSDGTTDNMKNINLIVANTNTAGELWNAVWDGAANSFTFNQNTPNINRNGSSLWTADTMAPNPPDGTDITLTGTDRVEVITAHKYIYSSNPVDIGPMTNPDGGPAFTDDDGDPGTRPTDPASAAYWDAINGGLLNTNARTFRTTEDLRELLQRDARYGVDYDGSGDFAVADVNQAVKVVVTANGNFAISNAKENSSIPANAGIGIGAVTATEPKAMSFNITAYSNKAGTVSTNDAFTAIFKAWDGPLTVGGSIKESEQLKLSAFSAGLEIFDSLGSKHTLEVQFVKQNTTQDGGNEWQMIIRVPEPAEINTTGEGPNNIIVGTARFNNDGSLASYTPRTINFSPNNGAAPNQQIKLSFGTSGSNDGLVSSNSASTLTGQATDGYASGNLKPEAIRVDEKGNLLGEFTNGKTFAVAKIAMASVANNSGLEEIGGNLFKVTANSGNIVVGEAGTGGRGEMKTSALEMSNVDLSRALTELIIIQRGYQANSKTISTSDQMLQTLIQLKQ
- the ruvC gene encoding crossover junction endodeoxyribonuclease RuvC — translated: MKILGIDPGSRNCGYAIIEANKGKNTLIEAGLIKIQPSTLQYQITELCEGLDLIFKNHSFDEVAIEDIFFAYNPKTVLKLAQFRGALSLKILQIHGDFAEYTPLQVKKAVTGKAKATKEQVAFMVKRLLGLSKDIKPLDITDAIAVALTHAANLRVRV